The proteins below are encoded in one region of Telopea speciosissima isolate NSW1024214 ecotype Mountain lineage chromosome 10, Tspe_v1, whole genome shotgun sequence:
- the LOC122644165 gene encoding uncharacterized protein LOC122644165 produces MDLNSDILEISSDEDGAWDERSFDNLDWISDLLDTGGCETEDSDDVVFVSERQSSKPANRPKLTSGDDSDDDCTILDGDPENPVAAVNDSADGSDELLIVGEKGQLACRDYPHPRHLCAKFSFSSTPHDKYCDVCHCYVCDSRAPCIYWGTGLSTTDHCHSNDKEEIWRIERKKKQGTLPPTPAQKLPVTTLSMIPPLPNQALAFNPMQLPNSGCVTHSVSSPPLRACPSMTSFGVPRSNQRPGVILSRSRCPQNLSRSPSMLSTNDLIRRERNHIGGTLGPQFSTQLFKKVAFVPTVFPMNRHGYGSSNCRNGYTSQPLTNQHPVVMENDEINMRWQNIQAGSEPNFDSCQSSSQPDTGSSFSEFHLYAQPQVYSQPIPQSGENQNLYRHENPTPASANPSALDFNSGWIDSSTQAAQHSPAEGSQIQGVQLTSDLQPVQSLFQNESPPVSAANPLYTGSPNPDSSRLHLENWICSLEHESTSEIAKEIVLSELDFVPPQHDSLETALPYYDIESSWNALAPV; encoded by the exons ATGGATCTTAATTCCGATATCCTTGAAATTAGTTCTGATGAAGACGGCGCTTGGGACGAGCGCAGCTTCGATAATCTTGATTGGATCTCCGACTTGCTTGATACCGGTGGTTGTGAAACTGAAGATTCTGATGATGTGGTATTTGTGAGCGAGAGGCAGAGTTCCAAGCCTGCAAACAGACCGAAATTGACCTCTGGGGATGATTCGGACGATGATTGCACTATATTGGATGGTGACCCTGAGAACCCAGTTGCAGCTGTAAATGACTCAGCGGATGGATCGGATGAGTTGCTCATTGTCGGTGAGAAGGGACAG TTAGCATGCAGAGACTACCCTCACCCACGACACCTGTGTGCTAAATTTTCTTTCAGTTCAACTCCGCATGATAAGTACTGTGACGTG TGCCACTGTTATGTCTGTGACTCGCGTGCACCATGCATCTACTGGGGCACAGGTCTTTCTACTACTGATCATTGTCATTCCAATGATAAAGAGGAAATATGGCGgatagagaggaaaaaaaagcaAGGCACATTACCACCGACACCAGCCCAGAAGCTTCCTGTTACTACTCTTTCAATGATTCCTCCCttgccaaaccaagctctagcaTTCAATCCAATGCAACTCCCCAATAGTGGTTGTGTAACACATTCAGTCTCCTCACCCCCACTCCGTGCTTGCCCATCAATGACCAGTTTTGGTGTGCCTAGAAGTAATCAGCGACCAGGGGTCATTCTGAGCAGAAGCAGATGCCCACAGAATTTAAGCAGATCACCGTCGATGCTTAGTACAAATGACCTCATTcgaagagagagaaaccataTTGGTGGTACTTTGGGGCCTCAATTTAGCACACAACTGTTTAAAAAGGTAGCGTTTGTGCCAACAGTTTTCCCAATGAACCGACATGGATATGGTTCATCTAATTGCAGAAACGGATACACATCACAGCCACTAACAAACCAACATCCAGTGGTAATGGAAAATGATGAGATTAATATGAGGTGGCAGAACATTCAAGCGGGAAGTGAGCCAAACTTTGATTCTTGTCAGAGTTCCTCCCAACCAGATACTGGCAGCAGCTTCTCAGAATTTCATTTATATGCTCAACCCCAAGTATATAGTCAGCCAATTCCTCAATCAGGTGAGAACCAAAATTTGTACCGACATGAGAATCCAACTCCAGCTTCTGCAAATCCTAGTGCATTGGACTTCAACTCAGGTTGGATAGATAGTTCAACCCAGGCTGCTCAACATTCCCCAGCAGAAGGTTCCCAAATTCAAGGTGTACAACTGACATCTGATCTGCAACCTGTCCAAAGTTTGTTCCAGAATGAAAGTCCACCTGTTAGTGCTGCAAATCCCCTGTATACTGGGAGCCCAAATCCAGATTCATCGCGGCTCCATTTGGAGAATTGGATTTGTTCTCTAGAACATGAGTCCACTTCAGAGATTGCAAAAGAGATTGTACTTTCAGAATTAGATTTTGTGCCTCCTCAGCACGACTCTTTAGAGACAGCCTTGCCGTATTATGATATTGAAAGCTCTTGGAATGCTCTTGCACCTGTCTAG
- the LOC122643381 gene encoding uncharacterized protein LOC122643381: protein MALFAKNKMIFVDGTLPRPTSPISAIQTWDRCNFMVLSWILNVLTKTIADSVIYAETASSVWKELEDCFSRSNAPWVFHLKRSIATIQQGTDSLSAYFTRLKVLWDELASYVAVPSCSCGAQSALHSAG from the coding sequence ATGGCCCTCTTTGCCAAGAATAAAATGATATTTGTGGATGGAACCCTCCCACGTCCTACTTCGCCAATCTCTGCGATTCAGACTTGGGATCGGTGTAATTTCATGGTTCTATCTTGGATTCTCAATGTTCTCACCAAGACCATTGCGGACAGCGTGATCTACGCTGAGACTGCCTCCTCTGTCTGGAAGGAACTTGAGGATTGTTTTTCACGTAGCAATGCTCCTTGGGTATTTCATTTGAAGCGTTCCATTGCCACCATCCAGCAAGGAACCGATTCACTCTCTGCATACTTCACACGATTGAAGGTTCTCTGGGATGAACTCGCCTCTTATGTGGCCGTTCCTTCTTGTTCTTGCGGTGCTCAAAGTGCTCTCCATTCGGCAGGGTAG